One stretch of Chryseobacterium fluminis DNA includes these proteins:
- a CDS encoding ISAon1 family transposase, which translates to MYGVQGKTFRRQYKKSLSGFKDWLQKPHAEDWILYPENCSSSLSLDEVALSQGELYTVLTSKKAKGRKGSIVAIIKGTQSEEVIEQLLKINRKLRKNVKEITLDMAGSMKLIAKRCFPDAIKVIDRFHVQKLATEALQELRINYRWEAIEWENSLLDEAKKNREPIEIETFENGDTRKQLLARSRYLLYKSREKWTPSQMQRAEILFTEYPDLKKAYGLSDGLRKIYNQNIPKSIAMTKLAHWFRDVETSGFKSFSVLRKTIMNHYSGILNFFDRRSTNASAESFNAKIKNFRLQLRGVKDKAFFLFRLSQLFA; encoded by the coding sequence ATGTATGGGGTACAGGGAAAGACATTCCGCAGGCAATACAAAAAATCATTAAGCGGGTTCAAAGACTGGCTCCAAAAGCCCCATGCGGAAGATTGGATTCTTTATCCGGAAAATTGCTCCTCTTCTCTGTCTCTGGATGAAGTTGCTCTTTCCCAGGGAGAATTATACACGGTTCTTACTTCCAAAAAAGCAAAAGGCAGGAAAGGCAGTATTGTTGCCATTATCAAAGGTACACAGAGTGAAGAGGTCATTGAGCAGCTTCTGAAAATAAACAGGAAGCTTCGCAAAAATGTAAAGGAAATTACCCTTGATATGGCCGGGTCTATGAAGCTTATTGCCAAACGCTGTTTCCCTGATGCTATTAAGGTCATAGACCGGTTCCATGTTCAGAAGCTCGCCACTGAAGCCCTTCAGGAATTAAGGATCAACTACCGTTGGGAAGCTATAGAATGGGAAAATAGCCTGCTCGATGAAGCAAAGAAAAACAGGGAGCCTATTGAGATAGAAACGTTTGAAAACGGTGATACCCGCAAACAGCTTCTGGCAAGAAGCAGGTATTTACTCTACAAAAGCAGGGAAAAGTGGACGCCTTCTCAAATGCAGAGAGCTGAAATTTTATTTACAGAATATCCTGATTTAAAGAAGGCATATGGGTTATCGGATGGATTAAGAAAGATTTACAATCAGAATATTCCCAAATCTATTGCCATGACAAAGTTAGCGCATTGGTTCAGGGATGTTGAAACATCAGGTTTTAAATCATTCTCAGTTTTAAGAAAAACAATAATGAATCATTACAGCGGCATCTTAAACTTTTTCGACAGAAGAAGTACCAACGCTTCGGCAGAATCTTTTAATGCTAAAATTAAAAACTTCAGATTACAGCTTCGGGGAGTAAAAGACAAAGCATTTTTCCTGTTCAGACTCTCTCAACTTTTTGCATAG
- a CDS encoding septal ring lytic transglycosylase RlpA family protein — MMKRFILVIIMMISTFGIYSFKNNAIDAKKTSYASYYHDKFNGRKTASGEIFDNAKFTAANRTLPFGTSIKVTNLNNGKEVIVKVNDRGPYHSSRALDMSKAAFDEIGSTDHGTIPVEYEIVD, encoded by the coding sequence ATGATGAAAAGATTCATTCTCGTAATCATAATGATGATTTCAACCTTTGGTATATATTCTTTCAAGAATAATGCCATAGATGCGAAAAAAACAAGTTATGCATCGTACTACCACGATAAGTTTAACGGTAGAAAAACCGCAAGCGGAGAAATATTTGATAATGCAAAGTTTACCGCAGCAAACAGAACGCTTCCTTTTGGTACTAGTATTAAAGTAACCAATCTGAACAATGGTAAAGAGGTGATAGTGAAAGTAAATGACAGAGGTCCCTACCATTCATCAAGAGCTTTAGATATGTCTAAAGCCGCGTTCGATGAAATCGGAAGTACAGATCATGGTACTATTCCGGTGGAGTATGAAATTGTCGATTAA